One window of the Chanodichthys erythropterus isolate Z2021 chromosome 2, ASM2448905v1, whole genome shotgun sequence genome contains the following:
- the LOC137030782 gene encoding syndecan-2-A-like isoform X1, which yields MRNIWIFLTLSAAVCLSSDKVLVSGQSPASADDIYLDDQQSGDYPLDDDDFTSGSGSGFSDTDDDEDTSTVIVRYPEFNAGSTQEPVYTSSPSLESSISKEIDQFSIETVIDSDMGPEISNYQTEKPQVTVEATSSPSVVQDADPLHEVRTENLFQRTEVLAAVIAGGVIGFLFAIFLILLLVYRMRKKDEGSYDLGERKPPSSAYQKAPSKEFYA from the exons GTACTGGTCTCCGGTCAGTCCCCTGCCTCAGCTGATGACATCTATTTGGATGACCAGCAGTCTGGTGACTACCCTTTAGATGATGATGACTTCACTTCTGGTTCAGGATCTG GTTTTAGTGACACAGATGATGATGAAGACACTTCCACGGTAATTGTGCGGTACCCAGAATTCAATGCGGGGTCTACTCAGGAGCCTGTCTACACCAGCAGCCCCAGCTTGGAGTCCTCCATTTCCAAAGAGATAGACCAATTCAGCATAGAGACAGTCATCGACTCAGACATGGGACCAGAG ATCTCTAACTATCAGACAGAAAAGCCCCAGGTCACTGTTGAAGCCACCAGCTCACCGAGTGTTGTACAAGATGCTGACCCACTTCATGAGGTTCGAACAGAAAATCTTTTCCAAAGGACAGAAGTGCTGGCAG CGGTTATAGCGGGTGGAGTGATTGGCTTCCTGTTTGCCATCTTCCTGATCCTCCTTCTGGTGTACCGTATGAGAAAGAAGGATGAGGGCAGCTATGACCTTGGAGAGCGCAAGCCACCCAGCTCAGCCTATCAGAAGGCTCCGAGTAAAGAGTTCTACGCCTGA